The Vibrio tarriae genome includes a window with the following:
- the tamB gene encoding autotransporter assembly complex protein TamB, giving the protein MIKRALKWTKWFTMLLLVLVILLVLALAGALFTNSGLQAVLWGAQQALPQLKVEQAQGALFPRFTLHGVNYADSELNLAFSAQKLSLAINPNCLLEPSICINELAISGVKFELPSLAESEETPDEPNSEPLDEISTPFPIRLGQLALQDIELNILGNRVAWQQLTTRASWQGNRLRIGQTEWQGIRLALAESEASTEPVAAQAATPDKAEPLQLPDVVIPLHIELARFDIRDFRLEQETPIIVNHLVLEASAEEHQVSISRLELSMPELDAQLNAEVTLAGDYPLQLDLNSQVNLADFKGQTLSLSAQGNLADLTLQASLDSLAQAQLNGHFNLLDSDMPFDLQLSKVKAQWPMLGQGDYQVDLPELSINGSLSKYQFALQGALQGKDLPNVSLDLQGHGNLDEVALQSLKVDTLGGLVTGNAVANWKNPLNWAARLNLKNIQPGLQWPEAEGKISGELDTSGSLTEQGGWQVDVSRLAINGILRDYPLKVLGELSASDVKGQGDIALQTKKLSLVHGPNSLTAKGQLSKQWRMSVELDVPDLSKSLPDAKGKVIGDVLLRGDLKQPRIKLVLDADSLQWQELGSIGHVTLQGNLVPLPEPQGELTLQVRDIQYQDQRIDSVELKVQGSQKKHGVTLDVASEIASTSLAMNGQLRTEPTLRWQGELERMWLNSPQGQWLLQQATALSFDQRTGRVKVAAHCWGQGEASLCLEEEAELGERGEARLAIKQFDFKQLASVLPKGTKLSGGLNGQVWAKWAPKAAPQLQANLELIQGQVTQKLDKSVTFGWDKAQFSAQLAKNQLQANWLLDATDNGDLSGNIKIADVRAEQKTMLGSFKLTTFNLDFLQPLIGELNEAKSNINADVQFHGPMLHPQLNGEIAINDIRVKGEISPVDVQSGQVSLKFNGYQAVLNADIQTTDGLLEVDGDADWQQIEDWRLKARVHAPSMMVELPPMVRVKVIPDLTLTMQPQLARVTGNVALPWGRIVVEELPPSAIGVSKDQILLNTDFEPLTDKERIPFTVETDVNVQIGDDFQLNAFGLQGNLVGRLNVTQKDKGPFILGEVNIRNGQYRSFGQDLQIKEGKILMNGPVDQPYLAITAIRNPENTQDDVIAGVRVSGPSDEPSLVIFSEPAMPQANALSYLLRGQDIDGEAGGNAMTTTLIGLSLAQSGKLVGEIGQAFGVQDLQLDTAGSGDDSQVTVSGYILPGLQVKYGVGIFNSVGEFTIRYRLMQDLYLEAVSGVDSAVDLLYQFEFN; this is encoded by the coding sequence ATGATCAAACGGGCGTTAAAGTGGACCAAATGGTTCACCATGTTGCTATTGGTGTTGGTGATCTTGCTGGTGCTTGCGTTGGCGGGTGCGCTGTTTACCAACTCAGGCTTACAAGCTGTATTGTGGGGCGCGCAGCAAGCGCTGCCGCAGTTGAAAGTCGAGCAAGCGCAGGGCGCGTTGTTTCCACGCTTTACTTTGCATGGAGTGAATTATGCAGATAGCGAGCTCAACCTTGCCTTTTCTGCGCAAAAGCTGAGTTTGGCGATTAACCCCAACTGCTTATTGGAACCCAGTATCTGTATCAATGAGCTGGCCATCTCTGGCGTGAAGTTTGAGCTCCCGTCGTTAGCTGAGAGTGAAGAAACACCGGACGAACCGAACTCTGAGCCGTTAGATGAAATATCAACCCCATTTCCAATTCGCCTAGGTCAATTAGCGCTGCAAGATATCGAATTGAATATTCTGGGTAACCGAGTGGCGTGGCAGCAATTGACCACTCGTGCCTCTTGGCAAGGAAATCGACTGCGTATCGGGCAAACCGAGTGGCAGGGGATTCGTCTTGCTTTAGCTGAGAGTGAAGCCTCAACCGAACCTGTGGCGGCTCAAGCGGCAACCCCTGATAAAGCGGAACCTTTGCAATTGCCAGATGTGGTGATCCCGCTGCACATTGAGCTGGCGCGTTTCGATATTCGCGATTTTCGTTTAGAGCAAGAGACGCCAATCATCGTCAATCATCTCGTTTTAGAAGCCAGTGCGGAGGAACATCAAGTCTCGATCTCTCGCCTTGAGTTGAGCATGCCAGAGCTGGACGCTCAACTGAATGCGGAGGTAACTCTTGCGGGTGATTATCCGCTTCAGTTGGATCTGAATAGTCAGGTGAATCTCGCCGATTTCAAAGGCCAAACACTTTCTCTTTCCGCGCAAGGTAATTTAGCGGATCTCACTTTGCAAGCCAGCCTAGACTCGTTAGCTCAAGCGCAGTTGAACGGCCACTTTAACCTGCTGGATAGCGATATGCCGTTTGATCTGCAGCTGAGCAAGGTGAAAGCACAATGGCCAATGCTGGGGCAAGGTGATTATCAAGTTGATCTCCCTGAGTTGAGCATCAATGGTTCATTGTCGAAGTATCAGTTTGCCTTACAAGGTGCGCTACAGGGCAAAGATTTACCGAATGTGAGTTTAGACCTGCAAGGTCACGGCAATCTGGATGAAGTCGCGTTGCAATCACTCAAAGTCGATACACTTGGCGGCTTAGTGACGGGCAATGCGGTGGCGAATTGGAAAAATCCGCTCAATTGGGCGGCGCGATTAAATCTAAAAAATATTCAGCCGGGTCTACAATGGCCTGAAGCAGAAGGCAAGATCAGTGGTGAGCTCGATACCTCAGGCTCTTTGACAGAGCAAGGTGGCTGGCAAGTGGATGTATCGCGTTTGGCGATCAATGGCATATTGCGTGATTACCCGCTCAAAGTGTTAGGTGAACTCAGCGCTTCAGATGTTAAAGGGCAAGGGGATATCGCGTTACAAACTAAGAAGCTCTCTTTAGTGCATGGCCCGAACTCCCTCACCGCCAAAGGCCAATTGAGTAAGCAGTGGCGAATGTCGGTGGAGCTGGATGTGCCAGATTTGAGTAAATCTCTGCCCGATGCCAAAGGAAAGGTGATTGGCGATGTGCTGCTGCGAGGTGATCTCAAACAGCCGCGGATCAAGCTGGTGCTGGATGCCGATAGCTTGCAGTGGCAAGAGTTAGGCTCGATTGGGCATGTTACTTTGCAAGGGAATCTCGTTCCACTTCCAGAGCCTCAAGGTGAGCTCACCTTACAAGTGCGCGATATTCAGTATCAAGATCAACGGATTGATTCTGTGGAGTTAAAGGTGCAAGGCTCTCAGAAAAAACACGGGGTGACACTTGATGTCGCTTCTGAAATTGCTTCGACCAGCTTGGCGATGAATGGCCAGTTACGTACCGAGCCAACACTGCGCTGGCAAGGTGAGCTGGAGCGTATGTGGTTAAATTCACCGCAAGGGCAATGGTTATTACAACAGGCGACAGCGCTCTCTTTTGATCAGCGAACGGGACGCGTGAAAGTGGCTGCTCACTGCTGGGGACAAGGAGAGGCCTCACTCTGTTTAGAAGAAGAGGCAGAGTTAGGTGAGCGTGGTGAAGCGCGTTTGGCGATCAAGCAATTTGATTTTAAGCAGCTCGCCAGTGTCTTACCCAAAGGAACCAAACTTAGCGGCGGATTAAACGGACAAGTGTGGGCCAAATGGGCTCCGAAAGCTGCGCCACAGCTGCAAGCCAATCTTGAGTTAATCCAAGGTCAGGTGACGCAAAAACTGGATAAAAGCGTGACATTTGGCTGGGATAAAGCACAATTTTCTGCCCAGCTAGCGAAAAATCAGCTGCAAGCGAATTGGTTATTAGACGCAACGGATAACGGCGATCTCTCTGGCAATATCAAGATTGCTGATGTGCGCGCCGAGCAGAAAACCATGCTCGGTTCATTCAAATTAACCACGTTTAATTTGGATTTCTTGCAGCCGTTGATTGGTGAGCTCAATGAAGCGAAATCGAACATTAATGCCGATGTGCAATTCCATGGCCCAATGTTGCATCCGCAATTGAACGGTGAAATTGCGATTAACGATATTCGTGTGAAAGGTGAGATCTCACCGGTGGATGTGCAATCAGGTCAAGTGTCACTCAAATTTAATGGTTATCAGGCAGTGTTAAATGCAGATATCCAGACTACTGATGGTTTACTGGAAGTCGATGGTGATGCCGATTGGCAGCAGATAGAGGATTGGCGACTCAAAGCGCGAGTGCATGCGCCCTCAATGATGGTTGAGCTGCCACCTATGGTGAGAGTCAAGGTAATCCCTGATTTAACCTTGACCATGCAACCTCAACTAGCAAGAGTGACAGGTAATGTGGCACTGCCGTGGGGGCGAATTGTGGTGGAAGAGCTACCTCCGAGCGCAATTGGGGTATCGAAAGATCAAATTTTGCTGAATACGGATTTCGAGCCACTAACCGATAAAGAGCGGATACCGTTTACCGTGGAAACGGATGTGAATGTGCAAATTGGCGATGATTTCCAACTCAATGCCTTTGGTTTGCAAGGCAATTTAGTTGGGCGACTCAATGTGACGCAAAAGGACAAAGGCCCGTTTATTTTAGGTGAGGTGAACATTCGCAATGGTCAATACCGCTCGTTTGGGCAGGATCTACAGATCAAAGAGGGTAAGATCCTGATGAATGGCCCGGTTGATCAGCCCTATTTAGCGATCACCGCGATCCGTAATCCGGAAAATACCCAAGATGATGTGATTGCAGGGGTGCGAGTGAGTGGCCCTTCAGATGAGCCATCGCTGGTGATCTTCTCTGAGCCTGCAATGCCACAAGCGAATGCGCTGTCGTATTTGTTGCGTGGACAAGATATTGATGGCGAAGCGGGTGGCAACGCCATGACCACTACCTTGATTGGTCTGAGCTTAGCGCAGAGCGGTAAGCTGGTCGGCGAAATTGGTCAAGCATTTGGGGTGCAGGATTTACAATTAGATACGGCAGGATCGGGGGATGATTCACAAGTTACCGTAAGTGGTTATATTCTGCCCGGCTTGCAAGTGAAATATGGTGTAGGTATTTTTAATTCAGTCGGCGAATTTACCATTCGTTATCGTTTGATGCAGGATCTGTATCTGGAGGCCGTCTCTGGTGTCGACAGCGCCGTGGACTTGCTCTATCAGTTCGAATTCAACTAA
- a CDS encoding gamma-glutamylcyclotransferase family protein codes for MQHLVFVYGTLRHGESNHTYLQQSQLLGQFETKPEYALYDLGAYPGLVEGHQSVHGEVYLVDEHTLAQLDILEDVPVEYRRDTIETPFGTAWIYIYQETHRLHSLIDSGDWCQRV; via the coding sequence GTGCAGCACCTCGTTTTTGTGTATGGCACTTTGCGTCACGGAGAGAGCAACCATACTTACTTACAGCAGAGTCAGTTACTTGGCCAGTTTGAAACCAAACCTGAATACGCCCTGTATGATTTAGGCGCGTATCCGGGGTTGGTGGAAGGGCACCAATCGGTGCATGGTGAAGTCTATCTGGTGGATGAGCATACGCTCGCGCAACTGGATATTTTGGAAGACGTGCCCGTTGAGTATCGACGTGACACCATTGAGACGCCGTTTGGGACGGCTTGGATCTATATTTATCAAGAAACCCATCGCTTACATTCGCTGATTGATTCCGGAGATTGGTGTCAGCGTGTCTAG
- the ppa gene encoding inorganic diphosphatase yields MSLNNVPAGKSLPDDIYVVIEIPANADPIKYEVDKESGAVFVDRFMSAPMFYPCNYGYVNHTLSLDGDPVDVLVPTPYPLIPGSVIRCRPVGVLKMTDESGEDAKVVAVPHTKISKEYDHIQDVNDLPALLKAQITHFFERYKELESGKWVKVDGWEDAASARAEILSSYERAQNK; encoded by the coding sequence ATGAGCTTAAACAATGTGCCAGCGGGCAAATCACTGCCTGATGATATCTATGTAGTGATCGAAATCCCTGCCAATGCTGACCCAATCAAATACGAAGTCGACAAAGAGTCTGGCGCAGTATTCGTAGACCGCTTTATGTCAGCGCCTATGTTCTACCCATGTAACTACGGTTACGTGAACCACACGCTGTCACTCGATGGTGACCCTGTAGACGTTTTGGTCCCAACTCCATACCCTCTGATCCCAGGTTCTGTGATCCGTTGCCGTCCTGTTGGCGTGCTGAAGATGACAGACGAATCGGGTGAAGATGCGAAAGTGGTTGCGGTACCGCACACCAAGATCTCTAAAGAATACGATCACATTCAAGATGTGAACGATCTGCCAGCGCTGCTGAAAGCCCAGATCACTCACTTCTTTGAGCGTTACAAAGAGCTGGAATCAGGCAAATGGGTAAAAGTCGATGGCTGGGAAGATGCCGCTTCTGCTCGCGCTGAAATCCTGAGCTCTTACGAGCGTGCGCAAAACAAATAA
- the fbp gene encoding class 1 fructose-bisphosphatase — protein MQKMRTLGEFIVEKQHDFPHASGELSSLLASIRLAAKIVNREINKAGLADIIGASGNDNIQGEEQQKLDLYANEKFKAALEARDQVCGVASEEEDEAVAFNKELNKNAKYVVLMDPLDGSSNIDVNVSVGTIFSIYRRVSPVGTPPTQEDFLQPGNKQVAAGYVIYGSSTMLVYTTGNGVNGFTYDPSLGTFYLSHESMRIPANGKIYSINEGNYIRFPTGVKKYIKFCQENVPEDGRPYTSRYIGSLVADFHRNLLKGGIYLYPSTQSHPNGKLRLLYECNPMAFLIEQAGGLASDGVHRIMDIKPTELHQRVPFFVGSKNMVHKVQEFLETYPD, from the coding sequence ATGCAGAAAATGCGCACCCTCGGTGAATTTATTGTTGAAAAACAACATGACTTCCCCCACGCCAGCGGTGAACTTTCCTCTCTTTTAGCCTCGATTCGTTTGGCCGCCAAAATCGTCAACCGCGAAATCAATAAAGCGGGATTGGCAGATATCATTGGCGCGTCAGGCAATGACAACATTCAAGGGGAAGAGCAACAAAAGCTCGACCTGTATGCCAACGAAAAATTCAAAGCCGCACTGGAAGCACGCGATCAGGTGTGTGGTGTGGCGAGTGAAGAAGAAGATGAAGCGGTCGCATTCAACAAAGAGCTCAACAAAAATGCCAAATACGTGGTGTTGATGGATCCACTCGATGGCTCTTCTAATATCGACGTCAACGTCTCTGTCGGTACGATTTTCTCAATTTACCGCCGCGTTTCGCCAGTCGGCACACCGCCGACTCAGGAAGATTTTCTGCAACCGGGCAATAAACAAGTCGCTGCCGGCTATGTGATTTACGGCTCATCGACCATGTTGGTGTACACCACAGGCAATGGCGTGAACGGTTTTACTTACGATCCTTCGCTCGGTACTTTCTACCTATCCCATGAAAGTATGCGCATTCCGGCAAACGGTAAGATTTACTCTATCAATGAAGGTAACTACATCCGCTTCCCGACAGGCGTGAAAAAATACATCAAATTCTGCCAAGAAAATGTGCCAGAAGATGGCCGCCCCTACACCTCGCGCTACATTGGGTCATTGGTGGCCGATTTCCATCGCAACCTGCTTAAAGGCGGTATCTACTTGTACCCAAGCACACAAAGCCACCCGAACGGTAAGCTGCGTCTGCTTTATGAATGCAACCCGATGGCGTTTTTGATTGAACAAGCGGGCGGTTTGGCTTCTGATGGTGTGCATCGCATCATGGACATCAAACCGACTGAATTGCATCAACGCGTTCCTTTCTTTGTCGGTTCTAAGAACATGGTGCATAAAGTCCAAGAATTTTTAGAAACTTACCCTGATTAA
- the mpl gene encoding UDP-N-acetylmuramate:L-alanyl-gamma-D-glutamyl-meso-diaminopimelate ligase, giving the protein MHIHILGICGTFMGGVAMLARQLGHKVTGSDANVYPPMSTMLEAQGIEIIEGFDPAQLEPKPDLVVIGNAMSRGNPCVEYVLNHNLRYTSGPQWLQDFLLHDRWVIAVSGTHGKTTTSSMVAWVLEHCGYQPGFLVGGVLGNFGISARLGESMFFVVEADEYDSAFFDKRSKFVHYHPRTLVMNNLEFDHADIFDNLEAIKRQFHHLVRTVPGNGRILAPKQDAALADVLQRGCWSETEFSGEQGEWQAEKITADGSQFHVLLKGERVGQVNWSLVGDHNVSNALMAIAAARHVGVAPELACEALGLFVNTKRRLELKGEINGIAVYDDFAHHPTAIELTLGGLRNKVGDKKIIAVLEPRSATMKLGVHKETLAASLHSADSVYLYQPSNIPWSVEEVAKQCQQPAQVSTNMDEFVAMIAKEAQAGDQILVMSNGGFEGIHGKLLAALQQK; this is encoded by the coding sequence ATGCACATTCATATCTTGGGAATTTGTGGCACTTTCATGGGTGGCGTCGCGATGTTAGCGCGTCAATTGGGCCATAAAGTTACCGGCAGCGATGCCAATGTTTACCCGCCAATGAGTACCATGTTAGAGGCGCAAGGCATCGAGATCATTGAAGGTTTTGACCCAGCTCAACTTGAGCCCAAGCCTGATCTGGTGGTGATTGGCAACGCAATGAGTCGTGGTAACCCTTGTGTGGAATACGTGCTCAACCACAACCTGCGCTACACCTCAGGCCCGCAGTGGCTACAAGATTTTCTGCTGCATGATCGCTGGGTGATTGCGGTATCGGGAACGCATGGCAAAACCACCACATCGAGTATGGTGGCATGGGTATTAGAGCACTGCGGCTATCAACCGGGTTTCCTAGTCGGTGGTGTGTTGGGTAATTTCGGTATTTCAGCGCGTTTGGGGGAGAGCATGTTTTTTGTGGTCGAAGCCGACGAATACGACAGTGCTTTTTTCGATAAGCGTTCTAAGTTCGTGCATTACCATCCGCGCACGTTAGTGATGAACAACCTAGAGTTCGATCATGCCGATATTTTCGATAACTTAGAGGCGATCAAGCGTCAATTTCACCATTTAGTGCGTACTGTGCCGGGTAATGGTCGGATTCTTGCGCCCAAACAAGATGCCGCTTTAGCCGATGTTTTACAGCGTGGCTGTTGGAGCGAAACCGAGTTCAGTGGTGAGCAAGGTGAGTGGCAAGCGGAAAAAATCACCGCCGATGGTTCTCAATTCCATGTTTTGCTGAAAGGGGAACGTGTAGGCCAAGTGAATTGGAGCTTAGTTGGCGATCACAACGTCAGTAATGCACTGATGGCGATTGCCGCGGCGCGTCATGTCGGGGTTGCGCCAGAGCTGGCTTGTGAAGCGCTGGGGCTGTTTGTCAACACCAAGCGCCGCTTAGAGCTGAAAGGCGAAATCAACGGAATAGCCGTATACGACGATTTTGCTCATCACCCAACGGCGATTGAACTTACGCTCGGCGGTTTACGTAACAAGGTGGGCGATAAGAAAATCATCGCCGTACTCGAGCCGCGCTCTGCCACCATGAAGCTGGGCGTGCATAAAGAAACCTTGGCCGCTTCGCTGCACAGCGCCGATTCCGTTTACCTTTACCAACCGTCTAACATTCCTTGGTCGGTGGAAGAGGTCGCTAAACAGTGTCAACAGCCTGCGCAAGTGAGCACCAATATGGATGAATTTGTGGCTATGATTGCCAAAGAAGCCCAAGCCGGTGACCAGATTTTGGTAATGAGTAACGGCGGCTTTGAAGGCATTCATGGCAAGCTGCTCGCAGCACTGCAACAGAAATAA
- a CDS encoding flavin prenyltransferase UbiX: MNNNRTITLAWTGASGAPYGLRLLQCLLAADYQVYLLISSAARVVLATEHGLKLPANPEAAQAALVEHLGCASDKLVVCGKEDWFSPVASGSAAPRQMVVCPCSAGSVAAIAHGMSDNLIERAADVVLKERGQLLLVVRETPFSTLHLENMLKLSHMGVTIMPAAPGYYHQPQSIDDLVDFMVARILDHLGIEQALVPRWGYDQRARGES, encoded by the coding sequence ATGAACAACAATCGAACCATTACTTTGGCTTGGACTGGCGCTTCCGGAGCGCCTTACGGGCTGCGCTTATTGCAATGCTTGTTGGCAGCGGATTATCAGGTGTACCTACTGATCTCTTCGGCGGCGCGAGTCGTGCTGGCGACCGAGCATGGCTTGAAACTGCCCGCCAACCCTGAAGCGGCGCAAGCGGCTTTGGTGGAGCATCTGGGCTGCGCCAGTGATAAGTTGGTGGTGTGCGGAAAAGAAGATTGGTTTTCGCCAGTGGCTTCGGGATCGGCCGCCCCCAGGCAGATGGTGGTGTGTCCATGCTCGGCTGGCAGTGTGGCCGCAATTGCCCATGGCATGTCAGATAATCTGATTGAACGCGCCGCTGATGTGGTGCTGAAAGAGCGTGGACAACTGCTGTTGGTGGTACGTGAAACGCCATTCTCCACTTTGCATCTGGAAAATATGCTTAAGCTCTCGCACATGGGCGTTACTATCATGCCTGCTGCGCCGGGCTATTATCATCAGCCACAATCGATTGACGATCTGGTCGATTTTATGGTGGCGCGCATTCTCGATCATCTTGGTATCGAACAAGCGCTCGTGCCGCGTTGGGGTTATGATCAACGCGCGCGCGGCGAGTCATGA
- the thiB gene encoding thiamine ABC transporter substrate binding subunit — translation MKFQLTAVALATLCVASAASAAPTLTVYTYDSFAAEWGPAPAIEKAFEAQCGCDLQFVALDDGVSILNRLRLEGSNSKADVVLGLDNNLIEEAKQTGLLATHSVDTSKVTLPNGWSDNTFVPYDYGYFAFVYNKEKLTNPPTSLKELVEKRDDLKVIYQDPRTSTPGQGLLLWMKSVYGDQAPQAWKQLASKTVTVTKGWSEAYSMFLGGEADLVLSYTTSPAYHLIAENDARFATANFSEGHYLQVEVAAKVKSTKNGELADKFLQFILSNEFQSVIPTGNWMYPVTAVELPKGFDTLAVPTQSLSFSAQEVAQMRKPWIREWQQALSF, via the coding sequence TTGAAATTTCAACTGACTGCGGTTGCGTTAGCAACCTTATGTGTTGCCTCAGCAGCGTCTGCTGCACCAACCCTCACCGTTTACACTTACGACTCTTTTGCCGCCGAATGGGGGCCTGCACCTGCGATTGAAAAAGCGTTTGAAGCACAATGTGGCTGCGATCTGCAATTTGTCGCTTTGGATGATGGCGTGTCGATTCTTAACCGTCTGCGTTTGGAAGGCAGCAACAGCAAAGCGGATGTGGTATTGGGGCTGGATAACAACCTTATCGAAGAAGCCAAGCAAACCGGTTTATTGGCGACTCACAGTGTGGATACCAGCAAGGTGACTCTACCCAACGGTTGGAGTGACAACACGTTTGTGCCTTATGATTATGGTTATTTCGCTTTTGTGTACAACAAAGAGAAGCTGACTAACCCACCGACCAGCTTAAAAGAGCTGGTGGAAAAACGTGATGATCTGAAAGTGATCTACCAAGACCCGCGCACTTCAACGCCCGGGCAGGGTTTACTGCTGTGGATGAAATCTGTCTATGGCGACCAAGCGCCACAAGCGTGGAAGCAGCTGGCGAGCAAAACGGTCACCGTGACCAAAGGTTGGTCAGAAGCTTACTCGATGTTTCTCGGTGGAGAGGCGGATCTGGTGCTCTCTTACACCACATCGCCAGCCTATCATTTGATTGCAGAAAATGATGCACGTTTTGCCACGGCGAATTTCAGCGAGGGGCATTACCTCCAAGTTGAAGTCGCCGCCAAAGTCAAAAGCACTAAAAATGGCGAGCTGGCGGACAAGTTCCTGCAATTTATCCTGAGTAATGAGTTCCAAAGCGTGATCCCAACGGGTAACTGGATGTATCCAGTGACGGCGGTTGAACTGCCCAAAGGGTTTGATACTTTGGCGGTACCAACACAATCTCTTTCCTTCAGCGCACAGGAAGTCGCGCAAATGCGTAAGCCATGGATTCGTGAGTGGCAGCAAGCGCTGAGCTTTTAA
- the thiP gene encoding thiamine/thiamine pyrophosphate ABC transporter permease ThiP, translating into MNRTPQLGFWVAAGVATFVLAALAALLWQAPPLNLNLIWQDAYYRHVTQFSFYQAFWSTVLSVGLAIPVAHALSQRRFPGRDLLLKLFAMTLVLPVLVAIFGLIAIYGNSGFLAKTLHSVGLSLPFSIYGFNGILLAHVLFNLPYASRLLLQSLEAIPSEQHKLCAHLGMSRWQKFKWVEWPRLRQQLPHVAGLVFMLCFTSFATVMALGGGPKATTIELAIYQAIKFDFDLQIGALLAIWQMLLCTLLTFTLQRFSHSRPMNSAASKVTERWIRDSWRAKVWDASWIVAACALVLPPLVMVVLAGLNSKLGKVLTSGDFWSAVSHSLQVASLASSLALASGVAMLLTSRALRLKAAHRRANGVEWIATLILVTPGLVVSTGLFLLLRNITDVFSLAYWIVVAVNALMALPYVVKTLSQPMWHLAQQYELLCASLGMSGWRRFRLVEWRALRKPLSHAFAIGFLLSMGDLSAIALFGSQDFRTLPLYLYQLLGSYQMDTAAVVALAMLIMSVGWFYVIERLFAQRPLTKR; encoded by the coding sequence TTGAATCGAACTCCTCAATTAGGCTTCTGGGTCGCGGCTGGTGTCGCGACTTTTGTCCTCGCAGCATTAGCGGCGCTGCTCTGGCAAGCGCCACCGCTCAATCTGAATCTGATCTGGCAAGATGCCTATTATCGGCATGTTACCCAGTTCAGCTTTTATCAAGCCTTCTGGTCAACCGTGCTCAGTGTGGGGTTGGCAATTCCGGTTGCTCATGCCCTCAGTCAGCGCCGTTTCCCCGGTCGTGATTTACTACTGAAACTGTTCGCGATGACGCTGGTTTTGCCCGTACTGGTGGCGATTTTTGGTTTAATCGCGATTTACGGTAATAGTGGTTTTTTGGCCAAAACGCTGCACAGTGTCGGGCTCTCGCTGCCGTTTTCCATTTATGGTTTTAACGGTATTTTGCTCGCCCATGTGCTGTTTAATTTGCCTTATGCCAGTCGTTTGCTGCTGCAAAGTTTAGAAGCGATCCCCAGTGAGCAGCATAAGCTGTGTGCCCATCTCGGCATGAGCCGTTGGCAGAAGTTTAAGTGGGTCGAGTGGCCGCGCCTGCGTCAGCAACTGCCGCACGTGGCGGGCTTAGTGTTTATGCTCTGCTTTACTAGCTTTGCAACCGTGATGGCGCTCGGCGGCGGGCCTAAAGCAACCACCATTGAGCTCGCGATCTACCAAGCGATCAAATTCGATTTCGATCTGCAAATTGGCGCGTTATTGGCGATTTGGCAGATGTTGCTGTGTACCTTACTGACTTTTACCCTGCAGCGTTTTTCCCATTCCCGACCCATGAACAGTGCTGCGAGCAAGGTGACTGAGCGTTGGATACGTGATTCATGGCGCGCCAAAGTTTGGGATGCGAGCTGGATTGTCGCTGCATGTGCCTTGGTATTGCCACCATTAGTGATGGTTGTGCTGGCAGGTCTCAATTCAAAGCTAGGCAAGGTACTGACGAGCGGTGATTTTTGGTCTGCAGTCAGCCACTCTTTGCAAGTGGCGAGCTTAGCCAGTAGCTTGGCTTTGGCCAGTGGCGTTGCGATGTTACTCACCAGCCGAGCCTTGCGGTTGAAAGCGGCCCATCGCCGCGCGAATGGCGTGGAGTGGATCGCGACTTTAATTCTGGTGACGCCGGGATTAGTGGTGAGTACCGGACTCTTTTTACTGCTGCGTAATATCACCGATGTGTTTAGTTTAGCTTACTGGATTGTGGTCGCAGTCAACGCGCTAATGGCGCTGCCTTATGTAGTAAAAACCTTGAGCCAACCTATGTGGCACTTGGCACAGCAATATGAATTGCTGTGCGCCAGTTTAGGCATGTCTGGTTGGCGTCGATTTCGTTTAGTGGAGTGGCGCGCGCTGCGTAAGCCTCTCTCCCATGCGTTTGCGATCGGTTTTCTGCTCTCGATGGGGGATTTAAGCGCAATTGCCCTGTTTGGCAGCCAAGATTTTCGCACTCTGCCGCTCTATCTGTATCAACTGCTCGGCAGCTATCAGATGGATACTGCGGCGGTAGTGGCGTTGGCTATGCTGATCATGAGTGTGGGTTGGTTTTATGTGATTGAGCGGCTGTTTGCCCAGCGTCCGCTTACCAAGCGCTAA